The following proteins come from a genomic window of Corallococcus sp. NCRR:
- a CDS encoding Gldg family protein, producing MSSPASFGTGLAATGAFVAGLVAVFLAERVLGVGSGRVALAALGTAVVVAATAWRAVRMISASADRRALERWVLTLYVVGLAALVLYFVKGDVGTALLGEPLSRSAPKLSVVLAVLFPALLSCALVPLAMVEAALVAMARAPVPETGRVKSALFSGLGMAFVIVFAFAATYVATQADATWDLSYFRTAKPGEATRKLVRGLNEPLQVTLFFPPANEVGEAVRQYFRDLEPESPQLGVESLDQAVEPARGKALGVSNNGSVVLARGDRKEILTLGLDPERARGQLQRLDAEVQRRLLAVAKPRRVVYLTGGHGERADTRPVQGEAARPSIAQFKELLRAQNVDVRTLTVAEGLGSAVPGDAAMVAVIGPMRELLPEEATALREYWERGGRLWIALEPDGAALEPLLQPMGLKSLRVPLANDRVYFRTTRQQSDRGNLGTASFSSHPSVTSLSALGSQGAVAFLGATALETLTPPVPGVLLDTSVRAHGETFADRNGDFEPEPGEVTKAWPLVVAVERPAPEGKPAPRAVVMADADALGDGILGNVGNAYLAVDTLRWLSGEEALSGVTTSEEDVPLQHTRSQDVMWFYATVFGMPLAVLAVGFFVTRRRGRRAPRSTAVAGGAR from the coding sequence ATGAGCTCGCCGGCTTCTTTCGGGACGGGGCTCGCGGCGACGGGGGCGTTCGTCGCGGGGCTCGTGGCCGTGTTCCTCGCGGAGCGCGTGCTGGGCGTGGGCTCTGGCCGCGTGGCGCTGGCGGCGCTGGGCACCGCGGTGGTCGTGGCCGCGACGGCGTGGCGCGCGGTGCGGATGATCTCCGCATCCGCGGACCGGCGCGCGCTGGAGCGGTGGGTGCTCACGCTGTACGTCGTGGGTCTGGCCGCGCTGGTGCTCTACTTCGTGAAGGGGGACGTGGGGACGGCGCTCCTCGGTGAGCCGTTGTCCCGCTCCGCGCCGAAGTTGTCGGTGGTGCTGGCGGTGCTGTTCCCGGCGCTGCTGTCGTGCGCGCTCGTGCCGCTGGCGATGGTGGAGGCCGCGCTCGTGGCGATGGCCCGGGCGCCGGTGCCAGAGACGGGCCGGGTGAAGAGCGCGCTGTTCTCCGGTCTGGGCATGGCGTTCGTCATCGTGTTCGCGTTCGCGGCGACGTACGTGGCAACGCAAGCGGACGCGACCTGGGACCTGTCGTACTTCCGGACCGCGAAGCCGGGCGAGGCGACGCGCAAGCTGGTGCGCGGCCTCAACGAGCCCTTGCAGGTGACGCTCTTCTTTCCGCCCGCGAACGAGGTGGGCGAGGCGGTGCGGCAGTACTTCCGCGACCTGGAGCCGGAGAGTCCGCAGTTGGGCGTGGAGTCGTTGGATCAGGCGGTGGAGCCGGCGCGTGGCAAGGCCCTGGGCGTCAGCAACAACGGCTCCGTGGTGCTGGCGCGCGGGGACCGCAAGGAGATCCTCACGCTGGGGTTGGATCCGGAGCGTGCGCGCGGGCAGCTCCAGCGGCTGGACGCGGAGGTGCAGCGGCGGCTCCTGGCGGTGGCGAAGCCCCGGCGCGTCGTCTACCTCACGGGAGGCCATGGGGAGCGCGCCGACACGCGGCCCGTGCAGGGGGAGGCGGCCCGGCCGTCGATTGCGCAGTTCAAGGAGCTGCTGCGCGCGCAGAACGTGGACGTGCGCACGCTCACGGTGGCGGAGGGGTTGGGTTCGGCGGTGCCGGGTGACGCGGCGATGGTGGCGGTGATTGGGCCCATGCGTGAGCTGCTTCCGGAGGAGGCCACCGCGCTGCGCGAGTATTGGGAGCGGGGAGGGCGGTTGTGGATCGCGCTGGAGCCGGATGGCGCGGCGCTGGAGCCGTTGCTCCAGCCGATGGGGCTCAAGTCGCTGCGCGTGCCGCTGGCGAATGACCGGGTGTACTTCCGCACCACGCGGCAGCAGAGCGACCGGGGCAATCTGGGCACGGCGAGCTTCTCCTCGCACCCGTCGGTGACGTCGCTGTCCGCGCTGGGCTCGCAGGGCGCGGTGGCGTTCCTGGGGGCGACAGCGTTGGAGACGCTGACGCCGCCCGTGCCCGGCGTGCTGCTGGACACGAGCGTGCGCGCGCACGGAGAGACGTTCGCGGACCGCAATGGCGACTTCGAACCGGAGCCCGGCGAGGTCACGAAGGCGTGGCCGCTGGTGGTGGCGGTGGAGCGGCCCGCCCCGGAGGGCAAGCCCGCGCCGCGCGCGGTGGTGATGGCGGACGCGGACGCGCTGGGAGACGGCATCCTGGGCAACGTGGGCAATGCGTATCTCGCGGTGGACACGCTGCGCTGGCTCTCCGGCGAGGAGGCGCTCTCCGGCGTGACGACGAGCGAGGAGGACGTGCCGTTGCAGCACACGCGCTCGCAGGACGTCATGTGGTTCTACGCGACCGTCTTCGGGATGCCGCTGGCGGTGCTGGCGGTGGGCTTCTTCGTGACGCGGCGGCGAGGACGGCGTGCGCCCCGGAGCACCGCGGTGGCGGGAGGTGCGCGATGA
- a CDS encoding GvpL/GvpF family gas vesicle protein, with the protein MTAKTQAESSREGRAHYLYGIVREDGGAMPELAGLGDAPVHLVREGGLAALVSGVAGPRVVPTRANLLMHQRVTEAVVREHTLVPVAFGTVLPSEERVREVLRVARAALSRALSELEGRVELGLKVYCHGDALTRRLQEARPELARGPSELEEDHEARLEAALQDRTRKDLDGLRAGLRPLAEATHEAPPLGERMMLNAAWLVDRTRVAAFEARVQSLVARLDAYTFRFTGPWPAYSFVDVRLDVEPAPGAP; encoded by the coding sequence ATGACGGCGAAGACCCAGGCGGAGTCCTCGCGAGAGGGGCGGGCGCATTACCTCTACGGCATCGTGCGCGAGGACGGCGGAGCGATGCCGGAGCTCGCGGGGTTGGGGGATGCCCCGGTGCACCTGGTGCGTGAGGGAGGCCTCGCGGCGCTGGTGTCCGGCGTGGCGGGCCCGAGGGTGGTGCCCACGCGGGCGAACCTCCTGATGCACCAGCGGGTCACGGAGGCCGTGGTGCGCGAGCACACGCTGGTGCCGGTGGCCTTCGGGACGGTGTTGCCGTCGGAGGAGCGCGTGCGGGAGGTGCTGCGCGTGGCGCGCGCGGCGCTGAGCCGGGCGCTGTCCGAATTGGAGGGCCGGGTGGAGCTGGGGCTGAAGGTGTACTGCCACGGCGACGCGTTGACGCGCAGGTTGCAGGAGGCGCGGCCGGAGCTGGCGCGCGGCCCCTCCGAGTTGGAGGAGGACCACGAGGCTCGGCTGGAGGCGGCGCTGCAAGACCGCACCCGGAAGGACCTGGACGGGCTGAGGGCGGGCCTGCGTCCGTTGGCGGAAGCGACGCACGAAGCGCCGCCGCTGGGTGAGCGGATGATGCTCAACGCGGCCTGGCTGGTGGACCGCACGCGGGTGGCCGCGTTCGAGGCGCGGGTGCAGTCGCTGGTGGCGCGGCTGGACGCGTACACGTTCCGGTTCACGGGGCCGTGGCCGGCCTACAGCTTCGTGGACGTGCGGCTGGACGTGGAGCCGGCGCCCGGCGCGCCGTGA
- a CDS encoding response regulator, protein MTNTPEKTKPLVLVVDDYQDAREMYAEYLEFSGFRVAEAKNGQEALDKAFELSPDVILMDLSLPVMDGWEATRRLKGDARTKSIPVVALTGHALKGHSEDANEAGCDAYVTKPCLPDALVDQVKKMIARREAASTR, encoded by the coding sequence ATGACGAACACCCCGGAAAAGACGAAGCCGCTCGTGCTGGTGGTGGACGACTATCAGGACGCCCGGGAGATGTACGCGGAGTACCTGGAGTTCTCCGGCTTCCGCGTGGCGGAGGCGAAGAACGGCCAGGAGGCGTTGGACAAGGCCTTCGAGCTGTCGCCGGACGTCATCCTGATGGACCTGTCACTGCCGGTGATGGACGGCTGGGAGGCGACGCGCCGGCTGAAGGGTGACGCGCGCACGAAGAGCATCCCGGTGGTGGCGCTCACGGGGCATGCGCTGAAGGGCCACTCGGAGGACGCGAACGAGGCCGGGTGTGACGCGTACGTCACCAAGCCGTGCCTGCCGGACGCGCTGGTGGACCAGGTGAAGAAGATGATTGCCCGGCGCGAGGCGGCATCCACGCGCTGA
- a CDS encoding PAS domain-containing sensor histidine kinase produces the protein MASPAPLPPAETDPGARLVLAEHLLACESAVACARAVVEWLARRHGAPTACIGPGDGAVGSVCLASEELTGAQQAALARAWDAPGSPLAGSRNRPGARWLAADAVEGAALPGGFLAVPLGRAGASAAALLVVGLPGPAVPEDVAWVASCAGPALARQLASDARAPRRLEPDRLLRRVINAVSDPVLLTDTEGTLLFANARAEGLLVAGPDASPGRTRAVELNQRLFRETLAQGGTSMHRREVSLVDPLEGMDLLFELATTPVLAPDGPSVVVSVLRNLTDLGRATQALGESYRQLRATEREARSERHRLDRVLDSVADPIILTDPTGGMVMMNDPAERLFAWPQEQGAAGEATLRRVRANDALFASFLANLLGPVNAGVSRWKSQLTLDDPATGAPVPMEAMANKVLGDGGELTGIVTVFHDRTEVLERARLLERVKEVSSELEARVQSATAELAEQNEKLRRQAIQLEQASAAKSQFLANMSHEFRTPLNAILGYTNMLLQGVSGEMTPPQRRNLTRIDSNGRHLLEVINEILDITRIEAGRMPLHLSDFGIPELLQEVMAEMDPIIARSKLTVDTHLDEGIPGVWSDRQKVKQIVLNLLSNALKFTHEGGVHVAAEYQNATGTVAISVKDTGIGIDVSNQEKIFEDFQQVDSSPTRAYGGTGLGLSICRRLAAMLGGRVSLQSAPGQGSTFTLHFPRRARRT, from the coding sequence GTGGCGTCCCCAGCCCCGCTGCCCCCCGCCGAAACCGATCCCGGGGCGCGCCTCGTGCTCGCCGAGCACCTGCTCGCCTGCGAGTCCGCCGTCGCCTGTGCGCGAGCGGTCGTGGAGTGGCTCGCGCGCAGACATGGCGCGCCCACCGCCTGCATCGGTCCGGGGGATGGCGCGGTTGGCTCCGTGTGCCTGGCCAGTGAGGAGCTGACGGGAGCGCAGCAGGCCGCGCTGGCCCGGGCATGGGACGCGCCGGGGTCACCGCTCGCGGGCTCCCGGAACCGTCCCGGGGCGCGGTGGCTGGCGGCGGACGCGGTGGAGGGCGCGGCGCTGCCGGGCGGGTTCCTCGCGGTGCCGCTGGGCCGCGCCGGAGCGTCCGCGGCAGCGCTCCTGGTGGTGGGGCTGCCCGGCCCGGCCGTGCCAGAGGACGTGGCGTGGGTGGCGTCGTGCGCGGGGCCGGCCCTGGCCCGGCAGCTGGCCTCGGATGCGCGGGCGCCGCGCCGTCTGGAGCCGGACCGGCTCTTGCGCCGGGTCATCAACGCGGTGTCGGACCCGGTGCTGCTCACGGACACAGAGGGCACGCTGCTCTTCGCCAACGCCCGCGCGGAAGGCTTGCTGGTGGCGGGCCCGGACGCGAGCCCCGGACGCACGCGCGCCGTGGAGCTCAACCAGCGCCTGTTCCGGGAGACGCTCGCGCAGGGCGGCACGTCCATGCACCGGCGCGAGGTGTCGCTGGTGGACCCGCTGGAGGGCATGGACCTGCTCTTCGAGCTGGCCACCACGCCGGTGCTGGCGCCGGACGGACCGTCCGTGGTGGTGAGCGTGCTGCGCAACCTGACGGACCTGGGCCGCGCCACACAGGCGCTGGGAGAGAGCTACCGGCAGCTGCGCGCCACGGAGCGCGAGGCCCGGAGCGAGCGCCACCGCCTGGACCGGGTGCTGGACTCGGTGGCGGACCCCATCATCCTGACCGACCCCACGGGCGGCATGGTGATGATGAACGACCCGGCCGAGCGCCTCTTCGCGTGGCCCCAGGAGCAGGGCGCGGCGGGCGAGGCCACCCTGCGCCGGGTGCGCGCCAACGACGCCCTCTTCGCGTCCTTCCTGGCGAACCTGTTGGGGCCGGTGAACGCGGGCGTGTCGCGCTGGAAGAGCCAGCTGACGCTGGACGACCCGGCCACCGGCGCGCCCGTGCCCATGGAGGCCATGGCCAACAAGGTGCTGGGCGACGGGGGCGAACTGACGGGCATCGTCACCGTGTTCCACGACCGCACGGAGGTGCTGGAGCGGGCGCGGCTCCTGGAGCGCGTGAAGGAGGTCTCCAGCGAGCTGGAGGCGCGCGTGCAGTCCGCCACCGCGGAGCTGGCGGAGCAGAACGAGAAGCTGCGCCGGCAGGCCATCCAGCTGGAGCAGGCGAGCGCGGCCAAATCGCAGTTCCTGGCCAACATGTCTCATGAGTTCCGCACGCCGCTCAACGCCATCCTCGGCTACACGAACATGCTCTTGCAGGGCGTGTCCGGGGAGATGACGCCGCCGCAGCGCAGGAACCTCACGCGCATCGACTCCAACGGGCGGCACCTGTTGGAGGTCATCAACGAGATATTGGACATCACCCGCATCGAGGCGGGGCGGATGCCGCTGCACCTGTCGGACTTCGGCATCCCGGAGCTGCTCCAGGAGGTGATGGCGGAGATGGACCCCATCATCGCGCGCAGCAAGCTGACGGTGGACACGCACCTGGATGAAGGGATCCCCGGGGTGTGGAGCGACCGACAGAAGGTGAAACAGATCGTCCTCAACCTGTTGTCCAACGCGCTGAAGTTCACGCACGAGGGCGGCGTGCACGTGGCGGCGGAGTATCAAAACGCGACGGGCACCGTGGCCATCTCGGTCAAGGACACAGGCATCGGAATCGACGTGTCGAACCAGGAGAAGATCTTCGAGGACTTCCAGCAGGTGGACAGCTCGCCCACGCGTGCCTATGGGGGAACGGGCCTGGGCCTGTCCATCTGCCGTCGCCTGGCGGCGATGCTGGGGGGACGCGTCTCCCTCCAGAGCGCGCCGGGCCAGGGTTCGACCTTCACCCTGCACTTTCCAAGACGTGCGAGACGGACATGA